The Chlorobaculum sp. MV4-Y genome contains the following window.
AATCCATTTTTAGACTCTAAATTGTATGGTTTTTGCATAAGACGCCAAAACATTGCTGTATGTCATTTACAATCCTATAGCTTCGCTACAACACTATTGAGCTAAGTCGAACAGAGCAACAACCTCCATGCTTTACCGCGCTCAATCACGGCACCAGTCCATTCAGCAAAAGTTTTTTTCCACAAATGTAGTGTTTCAGCAGAAAAAAGCTCGCACTTTCCGCCCATCTGAGCACAACAGACCACAGATTTTTCTGGATCGATCGAGTCGCTCGTCACCTGTCACGACATTCCACACCCATCCCCCCAACAAAATCCCTCGTCCTCAGCTTTTTCAGGATTATCTTTTATCTTGGCGGCCAGAAGCGTGAACGAAGTGAAACAGTGTTATGGTGAATATAGACGAAACGACAGCGACGGAATCAGTCTCCCTGCTCCGGAAACTCGAATTTGACAAGGTGGCGCGTCATGCGGCAGGATTCTGCATTTCGCCGATGGGGAGCGATCTCGTTATGGAGATGGGGCTTCCCGACGAGCGCGAGCGGGAGCTGGTGCGGGTGCTTGAACTGAAAGAGTTTCTGCTTGAAGGGCAGCCGCTGCCGTTTTCGCGCCTGCCCGATACGCGCCATCTGCTCGACAAGCTCGAAGTGCTCGACAGCTGGCTCGACGCCGCCGAGCTGCTCGATATTTTTTATCTGTTGCAAAGTGCAGTGCAGCTCCGCAAGTTCATGTTCACCAGCCGCGAGCGCTTTCCGGAACTGAACGAATTCACCATCCGCATCTGGCTCGAAAAGAGCATCCAGTACTCGATTTCGCAGGCCATCGACGAGCGGGCCGTGGTGCGCGATACGGCGAGCGACGGCTTGTATGAAATCCGCAAAAACCTCGGCGAGGCGCGTGACGGATTGCGCCGCAAGATGGAGCGCATTCTGCGGCGCTGCCAGGCCGAAGGGTGGCTGATGGAGGAGACCGTGGCGCTGAAAAACGGACGGCAGGTGCTGGCGCTCAGGGTCGAGAACAAGCACAAGCTGCACGGCTACATTCAGGACTACTCGCAGACCGGCCAAACGGTGTTCGTCGAACCGGCGGAGACGCTCGAAATCAGCAACCGCATCCAGGAGCTTGAAATCGCCGAGCGGCGCGAGATCGAGCGCATCCTGAAGGCGCTCTCCGACGGCGTGCGGCAGGAGCTGGAGAACGTGCGCCACAACGAGCGCATCATGGCCGCCTTCGACTCGCTCTACGCGCGGGCGCGGCTTGCCGTCGAGACGGCCTCCACGTTGCCGCAGATTTCGATGGGGCGGCGGCTGAAGATCGTCAAGGGCTACCATCCGTGGCTCTTCATTTCGCATGGCTTCTCGAAGGAAAAGGTTTTGCCGCTCGACCTGGAGCTTGGCGAGGATGAGCACGCGCTGGTCATTTCGGGGCCGAACGCGGGAGGCAAGTCGGTGGCGATGAAGACCGCCGGGCTGCTCGTCTGCATGTTGCGCCACGGCTATCTCGCGCCGTGCAGCGAGAGTTCGGTCTTTCCGCTCTTCAACGGCATCTTCATCGAAATCGGCGACGAGCAGTCCATCGAAAACGACCTCTCGACCTTCAGCTCGCACCTTTCGGCGATCCGCGACATTCTCGACCACGCTCAGCCCGACAGCCTTGTCTTGATCGACGAGCTGTGCTCTGGCACCGACGTTGAGGAGGGAAGCGCCATCGCCCGCGCGGTGATCGAGGAGCTGCTCCAGCGCGGCGTCAAAACCATCGTGACCACCCACCTCGGCGAACTGAAGCTCTACGCCCACCGGCGCGAAGGGGTTGTCAACGGCGCGATGGAGTTTGACCAGCACGGCCTCGCGCCGACCTTCCGCTTCCTCAAAGGCGTGCCGGGCAACAGCTTTGCCTTCGCGATGATGCGGCGCATGGGCTTTTCCGACGAGATTGTCAGCCGCGCGTCGGGCTTCCTCAAGAGCGGCCACACCGGGCTGGAGGAGATGATCGAGGATTTCCGTCAGGGTGCGGCGCGGAACCGCGAGCTGGAGGCGGAGCTCCGGCGTGAGCGCACGGCGCTTGCGGAGATTCGTTCCACGCTCACTTTGCAGCGGGCGGAGTTGCGCAAGAAGACGCAGGAGCTGAAAAGCCGTGGCTTGCGAGACTTGAACCGCCAGCTCGAACAGGCGCGCAAGGAGATTCGCGATCTGGTGCGCGAGGTGAAGGAGCATCCCGGCGACGAGGCCACGCTGCACAATGCGCGGACGAAGTTGGCCGGGATGAAGCAGGAGGCCGCGTCGAAAGAGGAGGCCGTCGAACGCGAGATCGCGCCGCAGGCTGACCTGAGTATCCGCCCCGGCGACACGGTGCGGATCGGCGATACCAACACCACAGGCGAGGTGGAGTCGATCCAGGGCGACTCCGCAGTGTTGATGTGCGGCAACTTCAGGTTGACCACGGCGCTGCGCGGTCTCGAAAAGATTTCCCGCGCCGGAGCGAAGCAGCTGCAAAAGGATGCGGCGACAGGCGCGGCGGGGAGCAAGAGCTGGTCGGTGCAATCGACGCCGCTCGAATCGACGCGGCTCGACCTGCGCGGCCTGACCGGCGACGAGGCGATTGCCGAGATCGGGCGCTTCATCGACGGGCTGGCGGTGCACCGGATGCCGTCGGGCACCATCGTTCACGGTAAAGGCTCGGGCGCGCTCCGGCTGCGCACTTCGGAATTTCTCAAGCAGCATCCGCGTGTCAAGAGCTTCCGCCTCGGCGACTGGCAGGAGGGCGGC
Protein-coding sequences here:
- a CDS encoding endonuclease MutS2 gives rise to the protein MVNIDETTATESVSLLRKLEFDKVARHAAGFCISPMGSDLVMEMGLPDERERELVRVLELKEFLLEGQPLPFSRLPDTRHLLDKLEVLDSWLDAAELLDIFYLLQSAVQLRKFMFTSRERFPELNEFTIRIWLEKSIQYSISQAIDERAVVRDTASDGLYEIRKNLGEARDGLRRKMERILRRCQAEGWLMEETVALKNGRQVLALRVENKHKLHGYIQDYSQTGQTVFVEPAETLEISNRIQELEIAERREIERILKALSDGVRQELENVRHNERIMAAFDSLYARARLAVETASTLPQISMGRRLKIVKGYHPWLFISHGFSKEKVLPLDLELGEDEHALVISGPNAGGKSVAMKTAGLLVCMLRHGYLAPCSESSVFPLFNGIFIEIGDEQSIENDLSTFSSHLSAIRDILDHAQPDSLVLIDELCSGTDVEEGSAIARAVIEELLQRGVKTIVTTHLGELKLYAHRREGVVNGAMEFDQHGLAPTFRFLKGVPGNSFAFAMMRRMGFSDEIVSRASGFLKSGHTGLEEMIEDFRQGAARNRELEAELRRERTALAEIRSTLTLQRAELRKKTQELKSRGLRDLNRQLEQARKEIRDLVREVKEHPGDEATLHNARTKLAGMKQEAASKEEAVEREIAPQADLSIRPGDTVRIGDTNTTGEVESIQGDSAVLMCGNFRLTTALRGLEKISRAGAKQLQKDAATGAAGSKSWSVQSTPLESTRLDLRGLTGDEAIAEIGRFIDGLAVHRMPSGTIVHGKGSGALRLRTSEFLKQHPRVKSFRLGDWQEGGAGVTVVEIR